One window of the Vigna radiata var. radiata cultivar VC1973A chromosome 1, Vradiata_ver6, whole genome shotgun sequence genome contains the following:
- the LOC111241270 gene encoding uncharacterized protein LOC111241270 has product MNVDLGDNVVKGGLETGLVNDDVDIDFGTFKEESDLKDEPRQKMKDDKASTKKLLKRKCRESFMQTLHHQKSLVAKLKRRVLVLEEEVAFEKVRRRRPEDGGQSVPREEPSISLRVFSPGGITLGGIS; this is encoded by the exons ATGAATGTAGATTTGGGAGACAACGTAGTGAAAGGAGGTTTGGAAACTGGTCTG gttaatgatgatgttgataTTGATTTTGGTACGTTTAAGGAAGAAAGTGATCTTAAGGATGAACCAagacaaaaaatgaaagatgacaaGGCATCAACAAAGAAGCTACTTAAGAGAAAATGCAGAGAGAGTTTTATGCAAACTTTACACCATCAAAAAAGTCTAGTTGCAAAACTTAAAAGGAGGGTTCTTGTGTTGGAGGAAGAGGTGGCATTTGAGAAAGTTAGACGAAGAAGACCAGAGGATGGTGGACAAAGTGTGCCTCGTGAAGAACCGTCTATCTCCCTGAGAGTCTTCTCCCCGGGTGGCATCACTCTGGGCGGCATCTCCTAA